From the Gorilla gorilla gorilla isolate KB3781 chromosome 22, NHGRI_mGorGor1-v2.1_pri, whole genome shotgun sequence genome, one window contains:
- the KRTAP21-2 gene encoding keratin-associated protein 21-2, translating into MCCNYYRNSCGGCGYGSGWSSGCGYGCGYGCGYGSGCRYGSGYGTGCGYGSGCGYGCGYGSGYGFGSRYGCGYSSSFCGYRPLCYRRCYSSCY; encoded by the coding sequence ATGTGTTGCAACTACTACAGAAACTCCTGTGGGGGCTGTGGATATGGCTCTGGCTGGAGTTCCGGCTGTGGATATGGTTGTGGCTATGGCTGTGGATATGGCTCTGGCTGTAGGTATGGCTCTGGCTATGGAACTGGCTGTGGATATGGCTCTGGCTGTGGATATGGCTGTGGATATGGCTCTGGATATGGATTTGGCTCTCGTTATGGCTGTGGATACAGCTCTAGCTTCTGTGGCTACCGACCACTTTGCTACAGAAGATGCTATTCCTCTTGCTACTAA
- the LOC109024451 gene encoding keratin-associated protein 6-2 produces MCCSYYGNSCGYGSGCGCGYGSGYGCGSGSGSGCGYGTGYGYGCGCGSGSGCGCGYGTGYGCGYGCGFGSRYGCGYGTGCGCGYGSGSGYGSGSGYCGYRPFCFRRCYSSC; encoded by the coding sequence ATGTGTTGCAGCTACTATGGCAACTCCTGTGGCTATGGCTCCGGCTGTGGCTGTGGCTATGGCTCTGGTTATGGCtgtggctctggctctggctctggctgtGGCTATGGAACTGGCTACGGCTACGGCTGTGGCTGCGGCTCTGGCtctggctgtggctgtggctaTGGAACTGGCTATGGCTGTGGGTATGGCTGTGGGTTTGGCTCCCGTTATGGCTGTGGTTATGGAACTGGCTGTGGCTGTGGATACGGCTCTGGCTCTGGATACGGCTCTGGCTCTGGCTACTGTGGCTACCGGCCATTTTGCTTTAGAAGATGCTATTCTTCCTGCTAA